A single genomic interval of Oryza sativa Japonica Group chromosome 7, ASM3414082v1 harbors:
- the LOC4342697 gene encoding small ribosomal subunit protein uS8z/uS8w: protein MVRVSVLNDALKTMYNAEKRGKRQVLIRPSSKVIIKFLIVMQKHGYIGEFEFVDDHRSGKIVVELNGRLNKCGVISPRFDVGVKEIESWTARLLPSRQFGYIVLTTSAGIMDHEEARRKNVGGKVLGFFY, encoded by the exons ATGGTGAGAGTCAGTGTCCTCAATGACGCTCTGAAAACCATGTACAATGCTGAGAAGCGTGGTAAGCGCCAAGTTCTTATCCGGCCCTCGTCAAAGGTGATCATCAAGTTCCTCATCGTCATGCAGAAGCATG GTTACATTGGTGAGTTTGAGTTTGTTGATGACCACCGGTCTGGCAAGATCGTGGTTGAGCTGAATGGACGCCTTAACAAGTGTGGTGTCATCAGCCCACGCTTTGATGTTGGTGTCAAGGAAATCGAGTCCTGGACTGCTAGGCTGCTTCCCTCCCGTCAG TTTGGGTACATTGTCCTTACCACCTCTGCCGGAATCATGGACCACGAAGAAGCGAGGCGGAAGAACGTCGGAGGCAAGGTGCTCGGCTTTTTCTACTAG
- the LOC112939642 gene encoding F-box/LRR-repeat protein At2g43260 — protein MAPPPRKRRRVDGSGGNGGNYPLVATPNDGVLPVDLLNAVLLRLPARPACRLRAVCRPWRAVLSDPRFAAAHAARHPDPHLVVAACDRLDAGGIELVDVYLVGASGDVAKRVPAGRCDTDAVSSARDGVALLVGNDRRLRVLDAAASAAVSLVPDGEHHPINCSFTLGRAASSSGEHKVLRIGTVVHGEPQVCAVLTLAVAGGRGQNARWREAPSPPLVVRTRRGDVAVAGGVAYFLLRRAYLADRIAAFDLEAEQWRPALVGGPPLAAWRPTRPDRPRVTLAELGGSLVVAIDDHRAATLDLWFLLAAGDGEQHWSKQYTVTMPYHRRPWRCDGERAEPVVVLDDGRIVFWVWAGGSGGTRHGGGVMRVYDPITGGHTDVATAARCAHVGVYTGNLLSLVSE, from the coding sequence atggcgccaccgccgcggaaAAGGCGGCGAGTTGACGGCAGCGGCGGAAATGGTGGCAACTatcctctcgtcgccacccccAACGACGGCGTCCTGCCAGTGGACCTGCTCaacgccgtcctcctccgcctcccggcgaggccggcgtgccgcctccgcgccgtgtgCCGCCCGTGGCGCGCCGTGCTGTCCGACCCGcggttcgccgccgcgcacgccgccaGGCACCCGGACCCgcacctcgtcgtcgccgcctgcgACCGCCTCGACGCCGGCGGGATCGAGCTGGTGGACGTCTACCTCGTGGGCGCGTCCGGCGACGTCGCCAAGAGGGTGCCCGCCGGGAGGTGCGACACGGACGCGGTGTCGTCGGCGCGCGACGGCGTGGCTCTCCTCGTCGGCAACGACCGGCGGCTCCGCGTGCTCGACGCGGCGgcgtccgccgccgtctccctcgTTCCCGACGGCGAGCACCACCCCATCAACTGCTCGTTCACGCTCGGCCgggccgcgtcgtcgtcgggagAGCACAAGGTGCTCCGCATCGGCACGGTCGTGCACGGCGAGCCGCAAGTCTGCGCGGTGCtcaccctcgccgtcgccggcggccgtggTCAGAACGCGCGGTGGAGGGAGGCGCCGAGCCCACCGCTCGTGGTCAGAACGCGGCGCGGGGAcgtggccgtcgccggcggggtCGCCTACTTCTTGCTGCGCCGCGCGTACCTCGCGGACCGGATCGCGGCGTTCGACCTCGAGGCGGAGCAATGGCGGCCGGCCCTCGTCGGcggcccgccgctcgccgcgtgGCGCCCGACCCGGCCGGACCGCCCCCGCGTCACGCTCGCCGAGCTGGGAGGCTCGCTGGTGGTGGCCATCGACGACCACCGAGCTGCCACCCTGGACCTGtggttcctcctcgccgccggcgacggcgagcagcacTGGTCGAAGCAGTACACGGTCACCATGCCGTAccaccggcggccatggcggtgcgACGGAGAGAGGGCGGAGCCAGTGGTGGTGCTCGACGACGGGAGGATCGTCTTCTGGGTGtgggccggcggcagcggcgggacacggcacggcggcggcgtgatgcGGGTGTACGATCCGATCACCGGCGGCCACACCgacgtggcgacggcggcgaggtgcgcCCACGTCGGCGTGTACACGGGGAACCTGCTGTCCCTAGTGTCGGAGTAG
- the LOC107278493 gene encoding polygalacturonase translates to MASTVLIVSASLLALFFFLHSADADVGSNVFSIQSYGAHGDGRHDDTKALGDTWAAACSSAKPAVLLIPKGKKYLIKHTTLSGPCKSSISLMVKGSLVASPERSDWSKETIRHWILISGVTGLTVTGGGTIDGNGKIWWQNSCKTNSKLPCTEAPTALTFYSCKNLKVEYLKVVNSQQIQISVEDCTDVMVSRLSITAPETAPNTDGIHITRSRDVEVTDCMIKTGDDCMSIEDGTENLHVKNMVCGPGHGISIGSLGDHNSEAHVNNVTVDNVRLYGTANGARIKTWQGGKGSAKNIVFQNMVMDNVWNPIIIDQNYCDSSTPCKQQKSAVEVSNVLFKNIRGTSASEEAIMLHCSSSVPCHGITLENVNLTVKGGSSNAKSTCQNAEWKKSGSVSPQPCGFRN, encoded by the exons ATGGCCTCCACTGTGCTCATTGTCTCTGCATCTCTCCTTgcactcttcttcttcttgcatagTGCTGATGCAGATGTTGGCAGTAATGTGTTCAGCATACAGAGCTACGGGGCTCATGGAGACGGACGACATGATGACACCAAA GCATTGGGAGATACATGGGCTGCAGCTTGCTCCTCTGCAAAACCTGCAGTTTTGCTCATCCCCAAGGGCAAGAAATACCTGATCAAGCACACAACACTGTCTGGTCCATGCAAATCAAGCATCTCATTGATG GTGAAGGGTAGTTTGGTGGCTTCTCCAGAGAGGTCAGACTGGAGCAAGGAGACCATAAGGCACTGGATTCTGATCAGTGGTGTCACTGGTCTTACTGTCACTGGTGGTGGGACCATAGATGGAAATGGCAAGATTTGGTGGCAAAATTCATGCAAAACCAACTCAAAGCTTCCATGCACAGAAGCTCCAACG GCACTGACATTCTACTCCTGCAAGAATCTGAAGGTAGAGTATCTGAAGGTGGTGAACAGCCAGCAAATCCAGATTTCAGTGGAGGATTGCACCGATGTGATGGTGTCTCGCCTGTCGATCACAGCACCAGAAACAGCCCCAAACACTGATGGAATCCATATCACACGCAGCAGAGATGTTGAGGTGACAGACTGCATGATCAAGACCGGGGATGACTGCATGTCAATCGAGGACGGAACCGAGAACCTGCATGTCAAGAACATGGTGTGTGGACCGGGACACGGCATCAGCATCGGTAGCTTGGGTGATCATAATTCTGAAGCTCATGTCAACAATGTCACCGTCGACAATGTCAGGTTGTATGGCACAGCCAACGGAGCTCGCATCAAGACATGGCAGGGAGGAAAGGGTTCAGCGAAGAACATCGTGTTCCAGAACATGGTCATGGACAATGTCTGGAACCCCATCATCATCGACCAAAACTACTGCGACTCTTCTACACCCTGCAAGCAACAG AAATCTGCAGTGGAGGTGAGCAATGTGCTGTTCAAGAACATCAGGGGCACAAGTGCATCAGAGGAGGCCATCATGCTGCATTGCAGCAGCAGTGTACCTTGCCATGGCATAACCTTGGAGAATGTCAATCTCACTGTCAAGGGAGGTAGCAGTAATGCCAAGAGCACCTGCCAGAACGCAGAATGGAAGAAATCCGGGAGTGTCAGTCCACAGCCATGTGGTTTCAGGAACTGA